In Kwoniella pini CBS 10737 chromosome 2, complete sequence, a single genomic region encodes these proteins:
- a CDS encoding adenine phosphoribosyltransferase yields MSDVTYLKNLLGVHPNFPKKGVTFLDIFPILRNPIAFETLITHLIHHILTNNEIKPDVIVGLDARGFLLGPIISMRLGCSFVPIRKGGKLPGLVEVVKYEKEYGIDEFEIQSDAIKPGQNVIVIDDLIATGGSAHAAGELIKKSGGKTLEYVFIVGLPFLKGHEKLDAKSYWIVEAED; encoded by the exons atgtcAGACGTAACTTATCTTAAGAATTTATTAGGTGTACATCCaaattttccaaaaaaG GGAGTAACTTTTTTAGatatttttccaattttaaGAAATCCAATTGCATTTGAAACTTTAATAACtcatttaattcatcatattttaacaaataatgaaattaaaccAGATGTAATTGTTGGATTAGATGCAAGAGGTTTTTTATTAGGtccaataatttcaatgaGATTAGGTTGTTCTTTTGTACCTATTAGAAAAGGTGGTAAATTACCTGGATTAGTTGAAGTTgtaaaatatgaaaaagaatatggtatagatgaatttgaaattcaatctGATGCTATTAAACCAGGTCAAAATGTTATTGTAATtga cGACCTCATCGCAACTGGTGGTTCAGCTCATGCTGCaggtgaattaattaaaaaatcagGTGGAAAAACTCTTGAATATGTATTTATAGTTGGTTTACCATTTTTAAAAGGAcatgaaaaattagatgCTAAATCTTATTGGATTGTTGAAGCTGAGGATTAA
- a CDS encoding UPF0390 protein, with the protein MAQGSSKNIKTKGKSVGSSKKNSGKTKPGRRDIAPKDKARIAERSQKKKLSSTINNNIEKQMVNAASAGKLTIMRNIGDLEAGAGKDGSKGKGKA; encoded by the exons ATGGCACAAGGAAGTtcaaaaaatataaaaacaaaaggaaaatcagTAGGATcttcaaaaaaaaatagTGGAAAAACAAAACCAGGTAGAAGGGATATTGCACCAAAAGATAAAGCTAGAATAGCAGAAAGGAGTCAAAAAAAA AAATTATCAAGTacaattaataataatattgaaaaacaaatgGTTAATGCTGCTTCTGCAGGTAAATTAACAATAATGAGAAATATAGGTGATTTAGAAGC TGGTGCGGGTAAAGATGGAagtaaaggaaaaggaaaggcATAA
- a CDS encoding phosphatidylserine decarboxylase, translated as MSNAGTTNILPEEYGKPLEDSLDHLVSNSRGKLGGDKDVLAPSEERKQGDAVHSHGEKSRGWLTKFFPSEETLDKLFNMEHMGNFVIDRSTGKKIFETMPIYVRVGMHLLFVSGCSYMSNSSVEKLLENQSIKQGKIYDETGPEVKEHIEQFIKTYDLPLNELLVQDLNQYPTFNSFFSRRLVATARPITSPNDPSIITSPADCRMTVFNSIDQAKQFWIKGKQFTIPNLLTGGDDTETRFKDIQEDLTSAISIARLAPQDYHRFHSPVEGVIGDIKDIHAVNPQAINEDLNVFTLNKRSVMLIHANFGPGKESVPIAFVAIGAMLVGSIGWSKKPGDKVLKGEELGWFQYGGSTTITVFPSKSGVMFDNDLINNSEHGMEALVRVGMEIGKVNVKV; from the exons ATGTCGAACGCAGGAACAACCAATattttacctgaagaataTGGTAAACCATTAGAAGATTCATTAGATCATCTGGTTAGTAACTCTCGAGGTAAATTAGGAGGAGATAAAGATGTTCTTGCTC CAAGcgaagaaagaaaacaagGAGATGCTGTACATTCTCATGGAGAAAAATCAAGAGGATGGTTAACTAAATTCTTCCCTTCTGAAGAAACTTTAGATAAG CTCTTCAATATGGAACATATGGGtaattttgtaattgatcGTTCAACTGGTAAAAAGATCTTCGAAACTATGCCTATAT ATGTAAGAGTAGGAATGCATTTACTTTTCGTATCTGGC TGTAGTTACATGTCAAATTCATCAGTTGAAAAattattggaaaatcaGTCCATTAAAC AGGGGAAAATTTACGATGAAACTGGGCCTGAGGTTAAAGAACATATTGAACAATTTATCAAGACTTACGATCTACCTTTGAATGAATTACTCGTTCAAGATCTCAATCAATACCCT ACATTCAACTCGTTTTTTTCAAGAAGATTGGTTGCTACTGCTCGACCAATCACATCTCCCAACGATCCGAGTATAATCACTAGTCCAGCTGATTGTCGAATGACGGTATTCAATAGTATTGATCAAGCTAAGCAATTTTG GATCAAAGGCAAACAATTTACGATACCTAATCTTTTAACAGGTGGGGATGATACCGAGACTAGATTTAAGGatattcaagaagatttaacTTCCGCTATATCTATCGCTCGATTAGCTCCTCAAGATTATCATAGATTCCATTCGCCTGTTGAAGGTGTGATAGGGGATATCAAGGATATCCATG CCGTTAATCCACAAGCGATCAACGAAG ATCTCAACGTGTTTACCCTGAACAAACGTTCGGTCATGCTTATCCATGCGAATTTCGGTCCAGGCAAAGAAAGCGTACCTATAGCATTTGTAGCGATTGGAG CAATGTTAGTGGGTTCTATAGGATGGTCAAAGAAACCTGGAGATAAAGTAttgaaaggagaagaattaggttgGTTCCAATATGGTGGAAGTACAACCATAACTGTTTTCCCATCCAAATCCGGTGTAATgtttgataatgatttgatcaataatTCGGAACATGGTATGGAAGCTTTAGTGAGAGTTGGTATGGAGATTGGGAAGGTGAATGTAAAAGTTTGA
- a CDS encoding ribose-5-phosphate isomerase — MPTPTVDLLKSKYNTADAPDIKVSNPAFVPPTQPLTPGKQLPTSVPLPVLPAVEAAKRLAAFAAVDRHIALQHKVIGIGSGSTVPYVVDRILAQGFDANKDRVFLPTGFQSKELIIKAGLTLGDVDQYAKIDVTIDGADEVDNELNSIKGGGACQLREKVLAEAADTWVIVADYRKNSEILGTTWTQGIPIEVAPFAYAKVLTNLSHMGSPSTLPNGKPGLSLRMGKMKAGPVVSDNGNFIIDAPFPVEMMKDPIGLLHRIKMLTGVVEVGLFCNMAEAAYFGNEDGTVSARLKDGSMEKISSVPDIPELKAQV; from the exons ATGCCTACTCCAACTGTGGATCTGTTGAAATCCAAATACAATACTGCGGATGCTCCCGATATCAAAGTATCAAATCCTGCT TTCGTCCCTCCCACTCAACCACTCACACCAGGTAAACAACTTCCAACTTCCGTTCCTCTACCAGTATTGCCCGCTGTAGAGGCAGCCAAAAGATTAGCAGCTTTCGCAGCCGTAGACCGACACATTGCTCTTCAACATAAA GTCATCGGTATTGGATCCGGATCAACTGTCCCTTATGTCGTAGACCGAATTTTAGCTCAAGGTTTCGATGCTAACAAGGATAGGGTATTCTTGCCTACCG GTTTCCAATCCAAAGAACTCATCATCAAGGCTGGGCTCACCCTCGGGGATGTAGATCAATACGCAAAGATAGACGTAACTATCGATGGGGCTGACGA AGTGGACAATGAGCTCAATTCGATCAAAGGTGGTGGCGCATGTCAACTTCGTGAGAAAGTATTGGCGGAAGCTGCGGATACTTGGGTGATTGTAGCGGATTACCGAAAGAATTCTGAAATCTTGGGTACGACT TGGACTCAGGGTATACCAATAGAAGTAGCCCCCTTTGCATACGCTAAAGTCCTTACCAACCTCTCTCATATGGGTTCTCCATCAACTTTACCGAATGGTAAACCTGGATTGAGCTTGAGGATGGGAAAGATGAAGGCCGGTCCAGTCGTTTCGGATAATGGTAACTTCATAATCGATGCGCCTTTCCCTgtggaaatgatgaaagatcCTATCGGT CTCTTACATAGAATCAAAATGTTGACCGGTGTTGTTGAAGTTGGATTGTTCTGTAATATGGCTGAAGCAGCTTACTTTGGTAACGAG GACGGTACCGTGTCTGCCCGATTGAAGGATGGTTCAATGGAGAAGATTAGCTCTGTCCCTGATATACCTGAATTGAAGGCTCAAGTGTAA